DNA sequence from the Saimiri boliviensis isolate mSaiBol1 chromosome 5, mSaiBol1.pri, whole genome shotgun sequence genome:
GGAAAATTGTTGACCATGGAAATGGAACCTTCAGTGTGTATTTCCGACATAATTCAACAGGCCTGGGCAATGTTTCAGTGAGCTTGGTACCACCCTCCAAGGTGGTGGAATTTGAAGTCTCCCCCCAGTCTACCTTGGAGACCAAGGAATCCAAATCTTTCAATTGTCGCATTGAGTATGAAAAAACAGATCGGGCGAAAAAGACTGCCCTGTGCAACTTCGACCCATCCAAGATCTGCTACCAGGAGCAGACTCAGAGTCATGTGTCTTGGTTGTGCTCCAAGCCCTTCAAGGTCATTTGCATTTACATTGCCTTTTACAGTGTTGATTATAAACTCGTGCAAAAGGTGTGCCCTGACTACAATtaccatagtgagaccccatactTATCTTCTGGCTGATCTTCCTGCAGTGGTGGAAATGAgggacatatatatacatacatttaattaGAATGACCAAGAAACAAGCCCAGCTTTTTATGGTAAAGGATCCCTTTTTGTTTCTGGCAGTGAACAGCAGTTCCCTATCaggttttcaaatttaaaaaaagaaaaagagacatctttaaatgtgaaatttgtttgtttctattgTAAGTACCTTTATCTAAAAAGTTAAACTGTTTATGAAACCATCCCTTTCATGCAAGATGACTAACTTCTAGAAATCTTATTGTTTCTCTGAAAGAAACATCAGTGGCAGGAATGTGTGACAAGAAGGAACCAAATTATGCATGTGATAAACATTGCTCTTGAAATGAGCCTGCCTTTGAAATATGTTTTGGAAGGTTACCGCAAAAATAGCAGATGCAGTAAAGGAAAAGATTGTATTTGATAGATGAATTGTCTTTCTGACATTggaacttcttttcttatttctgtctttCCCCCACCCATCTGTGCTGTTATTGATATGAGAGATAAAAGgataaaatttgtttcaaaactCGTGTGTGAAGTTACAGTGCCACAGTGGAACCAAGTTCATTATCACCTGAGCTAGAGTTGGGTGGAATGTGACTTATGCCTAGCCTTGTGTTGGTCACCATCCGTATGGTTCCCCTCTGAGTTTGAATACTGATGTATTGGGAAAGCAAATCTGAGAATAAGTCAGTTCAACAGTAACAAAGAGCATGATGCTTTTAGACTCTTCTGACAAATTCAAATGCTGTGGCGTTAATCAAAAACTGACACAATTTGTATGCATCCTATAGCTTAGAGCCTTATTCATTTGATAGTGTGATTTTTACACATGGGTGGGACAACTCTGAAGTTGAGAGAAAGTGCTTGTTTCCTAGACtagaacagcaaaaaaaaaagtgttaagtgGAGGGAGGAAATTCCAGGATTATGTATTCATTATTTCTAGCCTCCCGGATTAAGTTCTCCTTGCATTTAGTTAATGTTTGAATGAGGGATCAAACTCTATGCGGAAAGAGAGAGTTATATTTAAGCATTTCTAATTATTAGGTGCTGACAACCAAGGTACCTGGCTTATCAGACTTTTGAAATGACTTCCAAATTAATGTCACTTCACAATTGGTGCCCTTCTCATCTTCTCTGAGGGAGTGAATAGCAATCCTATATGGTAGAACTGGATAATCATTAAATTAGAACAGAAAGAGGGTCTGGCTGGCCAGGAAAAAGACTTCTAGAACTCAGGACACTCTTGGAATTGTCACTCTTTTTACAATAGATGTTaacttctttctcccttcttctctgtaaaatattaattgaagTAAAACACTAAATTGAGGACTAAAGGAAGATAAGtcctaaacaacaaaaaaatactctTACCACACTGTTCAAAAAACCAAGAGCTCTGCTCTCTATTTTACAtcttcattcctttccttttacTGGTAATATCTTCAGTgttcaatttttgtcttttgtaaaaATTGTACTAA
Encoded proteins:
- the NXPH2 gene encoding neurexophilin-2 yields the protein MRLRPLPLVVVPGLLQLLFCDSKEVVHATEGLDWEDKDAPGTLVGNVVHSRIISPLRLFVKQSPVPKPDPMAYADSMENFWDWLANITEVQEPLARTKRRPIVKTGKFKKMFGWGDFHSNIKTVKLNLLITGKIVDHGNGTFSVYFRHNSTGLGNVSVSLVPPSKVVEFEVSPQSTLETKESKSFNCRIEYEKTDRAKKTALCNFDPSKICYQEQTQSHVSWLCSKPFKVICIYIAFYSVDYKLVQKVCPDYNYHSETPYLSSG